The following are encoded in a window of Prochlorococcus marinus CUG1417 genomic DNA:
- a CDS encoding branched-chain amino acid transaminase, giving the protein MHEFLPYAWFEGKCIPFKEAKISIATHALHYGTAAFGGMRAIPNPTNKDEFLLFRTDKHIKRLSQSAKLLLTEISEEYIFKALEEVIKRNKPEKPIYIRPFVYTSDLGIAPRLHNIETNFFIYCIELGDYLSPDGVSCRMSSWTRQEDRSLPLRGKISGAYITSSLAKTEASLSGFDEALLLNSSGKVSEASGMNLFIVRNGDLITPGVDQDILEGITRASVIELAKSFGINVIERPVDKTELLIADEVFLTGTAAKITPVKKIESTELNVERPIMNKLKSKLIEITEGRSQDYDNWVTRISLK; this is encoded by the coding sequence ATGCATGAATTTCTTCCATACGCCTGGTTCGAAGGTAAATGTATTCCATTTAAAGAAGCAAAAATATCAATAGCTACTCATGCACTTCATTACGGTACTGCTGCATTTGGAGGAATGCGAGCAATACCTAACCCAACAAACAAAGATGAATTCCTTTTGTTTAGAACTGATAAACATATAAAAAGATTATCTCAAAGTGCAAAATTACTCTTAACTGAAATTTCTGAAGAATATATTTTTAAAGCTTTAGAAGAAGTTATAAAAAGAAACAAGCCAGAAAAACCTATTTACATAAGACCATTTGTATATACAAGCGATTTAGGTATAGCGCCAAGGTTACACAATATTGAAACAAATTTCTTTATTTATTGTATTGAACTAGGAGATTATCTATCCCCAGATGGTGTTTCATGTAGAATGAGTAGTTGGACAAGGCAAGAAGATAGATCTCTCCCCTTAAGAGGAAAAATAAGTGGAGCATATATTACTAGTTCATTAGCCAAAACAGAAGCTAGTTTATCGGGTTTTGATGAAGCCCTGCTATTAAATTCAAGTGGTAAGGTAAGCGAAGCTAGTGGTATGAATTTATTTATTGTAAGGAATGGAGACTTAATCACTCCTGGTGTTGATCAAGATATCCTTGAGGGTATTACTAGAGCTAGTGTAATTGAATTAGCTAAATCATTTGGAATAAATGTAATTGAGAGGCCTGTTGATAAAACAGAATTATTAATAGCCGATGAAGTTTTTTTAACTGGTACAGCAGCAAAAATTACACCAGTTAAAAAAATTGAATCAACTGAATTAAATGTTGAAAGACCAATAATGAATAAATTAAAAAGTAAGCTTATAGAAATAACAGAAGGTCGTTCTCAAGACTATGATAATTGGGTAACAAGAATTTCACTAAAATAA